A genomic segment from Stenotrophomonas maltophilia encodes:
- a CDS encoding electron transfer flavoprotein subunit alpha/FixB family protein, with product MSRILVIAEHHDGKLNAATAKTVSAAAAISGASIDVLVLAADPAAVAAEAAKITGVAKVLTVANAANAQAIAQVLAPQIAQLAKGYTHVFGPSTTFGKDLMPCVAALLGVNQVSDLMSVEGSHTFKRPIYAGNAIITVEAPADQIVVATVRAASWPEAAQGGSAAIEAASVDAALPTHTRFVGLAAGASDRPDLQSAKRVVSGGRGVGSEENFKVIFQLADKLGAAVGASRAAVDAGYVPSDLQVGQTGKIIAPELYVAVGISGAIQHLTGIKDAGTIVAINKDGDAPIFEIADIGLVGDLFAILPELEQAL from the coding sequence ATGAGCAGGATTCTCGTCATCGCCGAGCACCACGACGGCAAGCTCAACGCCGCTACCGCCAAGACCGTCAGCGCTGCTGCCGCCATCAGCGGTGCCAGCATCGACGTGCTGGTGCTGGCCGCCGACCCGGCCGCCGTTGCCGCCGAGGCCGCGAAGATCACCGGCGTCGCCAAGGTCCTTACCGTGGCCAACGCTGCCAATGCGCAGGCCATCGCCCAGGTGCTGGCGCCGCAGATCGCGCAGCTGGCCAAGGGCTACACCCACGTGTTCGGCCCGTCGACCACCTTCGGCAAGGACCTGATGCCGTGCGTGGCCGCCCTGCTCGGCGTCAACCAGGTCTCCGACCTGATGAGCGTTGAAGGCAGCCACACCTTCAAGCGCCCGATCTACGCCGGCAACGCGATCATCACCGTGGAAGCCCCGGCCGACCAGATCGTGGTCGCCACCGTGCGTGCCGCGTCGTGGCCGGAAGCCGCCCAGGGCGGCAGCGCCGCCATCGAAGCGGCCAGCGTCGATGCTGCCCTGCCGACCCACACCCGCTTCGTCGGCCTCGCCGCTGGCGCCAGCGACCGCCCGGACCTGCAGAGCGCCAAGCGCGTGGTCTCCGGTGGCCGTGGTGTCGGTTCGGAAGAGAACTTCAAGGTCATCTTCCAGCTGGCCGACAAGCTCGGTGCCGCCGTCGGTGCTTCGCGCGCCGCGGTCGATGCCGGCTACGTGCCCAGCGACCTGCAGGTCGGCCAGACTGGCAAGATCATCGCGCCGGAACTGTACGTGGCCGTAGGCATCAGCGGTGCGATCCAGCACCTGACCGGCATCAAGGATGCTGGCACGATCGTCGCGATCAACAAGGATGGCGACGCGCCCATCTTCGAGATTGCCGATATCGGCCTGGTGGGGGATCTGTTCGCGATCCTGCCCGAGCTGGAACAGGCGCTGTAA